The genomic stretch AAGTTGCGCCATTCCCGCCTCCCAAAACGCAAGCTCAGATCGCTGATTTTCTTGACCGCGAAACGGCTCAGATCGACGACCTCATCGGCAAACAGGAACGCCTCATCGAGCTCCTGGCCGAGAAACGCCAGGCAGTCATCACTCAGGCAGTCACCAAAGGTCTCGACCCCGAGTCGCCCACCAAACCGTCGAGAATCCCTTGGCTTGGCGATGTGAATGCCGAGTGGCCGATTCGACCGCTGAAGGCGGTCGGAGAAATCAACCTCGGAAAAATGATTCAGCCTATGCCGAAGGCAACCGGTGACGTTCAAGCACCGTATTTACGTGCAGCCAACGTCCAGCCCGGCGGCGTGCTTACGATCGACGACGTCAAGGAAATGTGGTTCACCAAACGCGAGCTTTCCTCGTTGGACGTTTTGGCGGGCGATGTCGTGGTCGTGGAAGGTGGTATTGGCGGATTCGGCAGGGCTGCTTTCGTAGACAACGACTTGGCGGGTTTTGGGTACCAGAACTCAATCAACCGGATCCGTCCCAATCAAGACGTCGACGGACGATTTCTCACCTATCTTTTGCTGACTGCCCGTCAGTCGGGCTTCATCCACGCATATTGCACGGGTGTCTCGATGCCTCATCTGACTGCCGAAAAATTGGCCGTCATCCAGGTCCCATTTCCGGATTATGCCACACAGACTGCTATTGGCGATTTTCTGGACCAACGGTTGAAATCATTCGCACAGCTGTCGTCCAAGGCCAGCAACGTGATCAGTATTCTTCAGGAGCGCCGATCAGCACTCATTTCGGCTGCTGTCACCGGAAAAATCAACGTCTTATCCAAGGAGTTGTAGCATGAGCACGGTTTTCAAACCCGTCGG from Arthrobacter stackebrandtii encodes the following:
- a CDS encoding restriction endonuclease subunit S; amino-acid sequence: MTKFEPYTEYKDSGVEWLGQIPIEWDAHRIKMSVQSARNGIWGQDPQDGSPSVWCVRVADFDRKSHTVGSATRTMRSITSDELVPRRLSRGDLLLEKSGGGENNPVGFVVRFDYDDVAVCSNFVAKMQLLPGMDSRFWTYVHATTYSVRLTQRSIKQTSGIQNLDQASYFNEVAPFPPPKTQAQIADFLDRETAQIDDLIGKQERLIELLAEKRQAVITQAVTKGLDPESPTKPSRIPWLGDVNAEWPIRPLKAVGEINLGKMIQPMPKATGDVQAPYLRAANVQPGGVLTIDDVKEMWFTKRELSSLDVLAGDVVVVEGGIGGFGRAAFVDNDLAGFGYQNSINRIRPNQDVDGRFLTYLLLTARQSGFIHAYCTGVSMPHLTAEKLAVIQVPFPDYATQTAIGDFLDQRLKSFAQLSSKASNVISILQERRSALISAAVTGKINVLSKEL